From the Silurus meridionalis isolate SWU-2019-XX chromosome 5, ASM1480568v1, whole genome shotgun sequence genome, one window contains:
- the atoh8 gene encoding protein atonal homolog 8 isoform X3, with the protein MKKNPVNMDRCNPTDGYKKYKRKVRDSVKHGEKLSPHSKTSIDSMGPLLKEVCGKTRDKKLEHFDTAEDYRQQPDILNTALDMKMYTLPSQITNETETPLWSVSETAFKSRNDSASLQVSVFNNQQAIPTNCHPQSRILLCKRSERALCSTSLGSYLHNSLDHTDSLRKRSEEQTVGVVTEIKAIQQTRRLLANARERTRVHTISAAFEALRKQVPCYSYGQKLSKLAILRIACNYILSLAQLVDLDYTPDHSNMSFRECVQQCTRTLQAEGRSKKRKE; encoded by the exons atgaagaaaaatccTGTAAACATGGATCGGTGTAATCCAACTGACGGATATAAGAAGTATAAACGAAAGGTGCGGGATTCTGTTAAACATGGGGAAAAGCTTTCCCCTCACTCTAAAACAAGCATCGACTCAATGGGACCTTTGCTAAAGGAAGTTTGTGGAAAAACACGTGATAAAAAGTTAGAGCATTTCGATACAGCTGAAGACTACAGACAACAACCGGACATTTTAAATACTGCGCTTGATATGAAAATGTATACTTTGCCATCACAGATTACGAATGAAACGGAAACACCACTATGGTCAGTTTCAGAGACAGCATTTAAAAGCAGAAACGACTCGGCATCCCTACAAGTTTCAGTCTTTAATAATCAGCAAGCCATTCCTACAAATTGCCATCCGCAGTCACGTATTCTGTTGTGCAAACGCTCCGAAAGGGCTCTCTGCTCAACCTCTCTGGGTTCATACCTCCATAACAGTCTTGACCATACCGACTCACTTAGGAAACGATCGGAAGAACAGACTGTTGGCGTCGTCACAGAGATCAAAGCAATTCAGCAGACACGAAGACTCCTGGCAAATGCTAGAGAAAGGACCAGGGTGCATACGATCAGTGCTGCTTTTGAGGCTCTGCGGAAGCAG GTGCCCTGCTACTCCTATGGACAGAAGCTATCCAAGCTGGCTATATTAAGAATTGCTTGCAACTATATCCTGTCACTGGCTCAACTTGTAGATTTGGACTATACCCCAGACCACAGCAACATGAGCTTCAGGGAGTGTGTTCAGCAGTGCACCAGAACCCTGCAAGCTGAGGGTCGTTCGAAGAAGAGAAAG gAATAA
- the atoh8 gene encoding protein atonal homolog 8 isoform X1, whose protein sequence is MKKNPVNMDRCNPTDGYKKYKRKVRDSVKHGEKLSPHSKTSIDSMGPLLKEVCGKTRDKKLEHFDTAEDYRQQPDILNTALDMKMYTLPSQITNETETPLWSVSETAFKSRNDSASLQVSVFNNQQAIPTNCHPQSRILLCKRSERALCSTSLGSYLHNSLDHTDSLRKRSEEQTVGVVTEIKAIQQTRRLLANARERTRVHTISAAFEALRKQVPCYSYGQKLSKLAILRIACNYILSLAQLVDLDYTPDHSNMSFRECVQQCTRTLQAEGRSKKRKNSDHGLRNILTCLIHPDALLLITHHHLMLLGMVPHRQPKHTNVDLTIKIALDCK, encoded by the exons atgaagaaaaatccTGTAAACATGGATCGGTGTAATCCAACTGACGGATATAAGAAGTATAAACGAAAGGTGCGGGATTCTGTTAAACATGGGGAAAAGCTTTCCCCTCACTCTAAAACAAGCATCGACTCAATGGGACCTTTGCTAAAGGAAGTTTGTGGAAAAACACGTGATAAAAAGTTAGAGCATTTCGATACAGCTGAAGACTACAGACAACAACCGGACATTTTAAATACTGCGCTTGATATGAAAATGTATACTTTGCCATCACAGATTACGAATGAAACGGAAACACCACTATGGTCAGTTTCAGAGACAGCATTTAAAAGCAGAAACGACTCGGCATCCCTACAAGTTTCAGTCTTTAATAATCAGCAAGCCATTCCTACAAATTGCCATCCGCAGTCACGTATTCTGTTGTGCAAACGCTCCGAAAGGGCTCTCTGCTCAACCTCTCTGGGTTCATACCTCCATAACAGTCTTGACCATACCGACTCACTTAGGAAACGATCGGAAGAACAGACTGTTGGCGTCGTCACAGAGATCAAAGCAATTCAGCAGACACGAAGACTCCTGGCAAATGCTAGAGAAAGGACCAGGGTGCATACGATCAGTGCTGCTTTTGAGGCTCTGCGGAAGCAG GTGCCCTGCTACTCCTATGGACAGAAGCTATCCAAGCTGGCTATATTAAGAATTGCTTGCAACTATATCCTGTCACTGGCTCAACTTGTAGATTTGGACTATACCCCAGACCACAGCAACATGAGCTTCAGGGAGTGTGTTCAGCAGTGCACCAGAACCCTGCAAGCTGAGGGTCGTTCGAAGAAGAGAAAG AATTCAGACCATGGTCTGCGAAATATTttaacctgcctgattcatcctgatgccctacttCTCATCACTCATCACCACTTGATGCTTCTAGGGATGGTCCCACATAGACAGCCTAAACATACAAATGTGGATCTTACTATTAAGATTGCTTTGGACTGCAAGTGA
- the atoh8 gene encoding protein atonal homolog 8 isoform X2, with protein MKKNPVNMDRCNPTDGYKKYKRKVRDSVKHGEKLSPHSKTSIDSMGPLLKEVCGKTRDKKLEHFDTAEDYRQQPDILNTALDMKMYTLPSQITNETETPLWSVSETAFKSRNDSASLQVSVFNNQQAIPTNCHPQSRILLCKRSERALCSTSLGSYLHNSLDHTDSLRKRSEEQTVGVVTEIKAIQQTRRLLANARERTRVHTISAAFEALRKQVPCYSYGQKLSKLAILRIACNYILSLAQLVDLDYTPDHSNMSFRECVQQCTRTLQAEGRSKKRKPAWSQCMQMLMLMMPVVSRIQTMVCEIF; from the exons atgaagaaaaatccTGTAAACATGGATCGGTGTAATCCAACTGACGGATATAAGAAGTATAAACGAAAGGTGCGGGATTCTGTTAAACATGGGGAAAAGCTTTCCCCTCACTCTAAAACAAGCATCGACTCAATGGGACCTTTGCTAAAGGAAGTTTGTGGAAAAACACGTGATAAAAAGTTAGAGCATTTCGATACAGCTGAAGACTACAGACAACAACCGGACATTTTAAATACTGCGCTTGATATGAAAATGTATACTTTGCCATCACAGATTACGAATGAAACGGAAACACCACTATGGTCAGTTTCAGAGACAGCATTTAAAAGCAGAAACGACTCGGCATCCCTACAAGTTTCAGTCTTTAATAATCAGCAAGCCATTCCTACAAATTGCCATCCGCAGTCACGTATTCTGTTGTGCAAACGCTCCGAAAGGGCTCTCTGCTCAACCTCTCTGGGTTCATACCTCCATAACAGTCTTGACCATACCGACTCACTTAGGAAACGATCGGAAGAACAGACTGTTGGCGTCGTCACAGAGATCAAAGCAATTCAGCAGACACGAAGACTCCTGGCAAATGCTAGAGAAAGGACCAGGGTGCATACGATCAGTGCTGCTTTTGAGGCTCTGCGGAAGCAG GTGCCCTGCTACTCCTATGGACAGAAGCTATCCAAGCTGGCTATATTAAGAATTGCTTGCAACTATATCCTGTCACTGGCTCAACTTGTAGATTTGGACTATACCCCAGACCACAGCAACATGAGCTTCAGGGAGTGTGTTCAGCAGTGCACCAGAACCCTGCAAGCTGAGGGTCGTTCGAAGAAGAGAAAG CCTGCATGGTCACAGTGTATGCaaatgctgatgctgatgatgcCTGTGGTTTCCAGAATTCAGACCATGGTCTGCGAAATATTttaa